One region of Oryza sativa Japonica Group chromosome 5, ASM3414082v1 genomic DNA includes:
- the LOC4338173 gene encoding uncharacterized protein produces the protein MKRKNGPAVNLKAFLEKAAAKKRTQEATGPSQPSCIGPSQPSCIESQMQVVIYQGQLENESDSGASSPTTVPPDVENYDIGGGPNDESSSDEDNDGGVYDIEHDPGLRTPISQYDVNDQDSVRREYIALGPCQPKMKKGDFPQHECGGMRRFLPKWFFEFKWLEYSVHRDAAYCFVCYLFKDSTNNHGGDAFVNGGFRNWNIKSRFSKHAGAVNSAHCEAEEKYNLFMQPKTSIRESFASNSVEFKVQYLARLTWSLKCIRYLLRQGLAFRGHDESKDSNNKGNFRELVQWLAGNFEEVNKVVLGNAPTGCQMIDHKIQKQLIGSCAHETTKLVIEELHDECFAILADESSDAYQKEQLALCLRFVNMTGQPVERFLGLVHVEDTTSLTLKEAIKSLLIKYQLPLSKVRGQGYDGASNMKGHINGLNKLIMDESPSACTLFCPSTSTNPCSCC, from the coding sequence ATGAAGAGAAAAAATGGTCCCGCCGTTAATTTAAAGGCTTTTTTAGAAAAGGCTGCTGCAAAGAAGAGAACTCAAGAAGCAACTGGTCCAAGTCAGCCTTCTTGCATTGGTCCAAGTCAGCCTTCTTGTATTGAGAGTCAGATGCAAGTAGTGATATATCAAGGTCAACTCGAGAATGAGAGTGATAGTGGGGCAAGCAGTCCAACCACAGTACCGCCTGATGTAGAGAATTATGATATTGGAGGAGGGCCAAATGATGAGTCATCAAGTGATGAAGACAATGATGGTGGTGTATATGACATAGAGCATGATCCTGGATTGAGGACTCCTATCTCACAATATGATGTCAATGACCAAGATTCAGTTAGAAGGGAGTATATTGCATTGGGCCCTTGCCAACCAAAGATGAAGAAGGGGGATTTTCCGCAGCATGAGTGTGGAGGTATGCGCCGCTTCCTGCCAAAATGGTTTTTTGAGTTCAAGTGGCTTGAGTATAGTGTGCATAGAGATGCTGCATATTGCTTTGTTTGTTACTTGTTCAAAGATAGCACTAACAATCATGGTGGAGATGCTTTTGTTAATGGAGGTTTTAGAAACTGGAACATTAAAAGTAGATTTAGTAAACATGCTGGTGCTGTCAATAGTGCTCATTGTGAAGCTGAAGAGAAATACAATTTGTTCATGCAACCTAAGACATCAATTCGTGAGTCCTTTGCATCAAACTCTGTAGAGTTTAAGGTTCAATACTTAGCTCGCTTGACATGGTCACTTAAGTGCATAAGATATCTTCTGCGGCAGGGGTTGGCTTTTCGTGGTCATGATGAGTCAAAGGATTCTAACAACAAAGGAAATTTTAGGGAACTTGTGCAATGGCTAGCTGGGAACTTTGAAGAAGTTAATAAGGTGGTTCTAGGAAATGCTCCAACTGGTTGTCAAATGATAGACCACAAGATTCAGAAACAACTCATTGGTTCTTGTGCTCACGAAACAACTAAACTTGTCATAGAGGAACTTCATGATGAGTGTTTTGCAATTCTTGCTGATGAGTCTAGTGATGCCTACCAAAAAGAACAATTGGCTCTTTGCTTGCGGTTTGTCAATATGACGGGGCAACCAGTTGAACGGTTTCTTGGTCTTGTCCATGTTGAAGATACTACATCATTGACTCTTAAGGAGGCAATTAAGTCTTTGCTTATTAAGTACCAACTACCCTTATCCAAGGTACGTGGACAAGGATATGATGGTGCTAGTAACATGAAGGGTCATATTAATGGTTTGAATAAACTAATTATGGATGAATCCCCCTCAGCTTGTACATTGTTTTGCCCATCAACTTCAACTAACCCTTGTAGCTGTTGCTAA
- the LOC136356607 gene encoding uncharacterized protein, with amino-acid sequence MSCKKIRMLRIAQAEYMIEALKLGEIESGQGLNQEMGLARPGDTRWGSHYKTVMHVMLLYPSIKKLLFKVGKECNEAEAIGAQTMLQVFQSFELVFLLHMMNEIFGYTSDFCNALQRREQDIVNAMDLLEFTKAELDVLREDCGWKEFLGKVTSFCVKHKVKVVDMDGKYKPIQRSRKFFRDAINYHRFHADMFLGVIDRQLQELNNRFDEVNTELLRCMASFSPAKSFSAFNVDNLVKLAKFYPSDFDVEEMNQLPFQLNRYISDVVLPVATAGVERVFSSMNYIKNKLRSKMGQEYLNDCLVTFIERDFFLQVKDKDIINHFQNINK; translated from the exons ATGTCTTGTAAAAAGATCCGCATGCTTCGTATAGCTCAAGCTGAGTATATGATTGAAGCATTGAAGTTGGGTGAAATTGAGAGTGGCCAAGGTCTGAATCAAGAGATGGGCTTAGCAAGGCCAG GTGATACACGTTGGGGATCTCACTACAAGACAGTAATGCATGTCATGCTTCTATATCCTTCAATCAAGAAACTTCTATTCAAGGTTGGGAAAGAGTGTAATGAGGCAGAGGCTATAGGAGCTCAAACTATGCTACAAGTATTTCAGTCATTTGAGCTTGTTTTCTTGTTGCACATGATGAATGAAATATTTGGATACACAAGTGACTTCTGCAATGCTCTGCAAAGGAGGGAGCAAGATATTGTGAATGCAATGGATCTTCTTGAGTTCACAAAGGCAGAACTTGATGTTTTGAGAGAAGATTGTGGATGGAAAGAATTTCTTGGAAAGGTCACTTCTTTTTGTGTGAAGCACAAAGTTAAAGTTGTTGACATGGATGGGAAGTATAAGCCTATACAAAGATCAAGGAAATTCTTCAGAGATGCTATTAATTACCATCGATTCCATGCCGATATGTTTTTGGGTGTCATTGATAGGCAACTTCAAGAGCTCAATAACAGATTTGATGAGGTAAACACAGAATTACTTAGATGCATGGCATCATTTAGCCCAGCCAAATCCTTCTCTGCTTTTAATGTTGACAACTTAGTTAAGCTTGCCAAGTTCTATCCTAGTGATTTTGATGTTGAAGAAATGAACCAACTCCCCTTTCAACTGAACCGCTATATTAGTGATGTGG TTCTCCCTGTTGCAACTGCTGGTGTTGAGAGGGTTTTCTCTTCAATGAACTATATCAAAAACAAGTTAAGAAGCAAGATGGGACAAGAATATTTGAATGATTGCTTGGTTACATTCATTGAAAGGGATTTCTTCTTGCAAGTCAAGGATAAAGACATCATCAATCATTTTCAAAATATCAATAAATGA